The nucleotide window CTTTTTCAATGGCGTCTTTAGATAATCCATGGGCAACTTCTATTCTAATCTCATTTTTTAAAGAGTTTAAAATAGTTATAGTTCCTCTTTTCATTCCCATTGAGTTTGATAATAAGTCTAAAACTTTGTATAGGGATTGCTTAAGGTCAATATATTCATTTAAAGTCTTGCTTATTTCATAAAGCAAGGAAATTTCTTCGAGTTTTTCCATATTTTAAAAAAAATAACTTTAGTTTTGTTTGTGAATTAAATATAAATCAAAATTATGAAATCATGAATTACCAAAATATTTTGTTAATGACAATAAACATTAAAGTTTAATTTAGATTTAGGTAACTATGGATAAGGTAACATTAGAGTTAAAACAAAAAAGATTTGAAGTTATAGAAGCTTTATTAAAAGAAAATAATCCTGATACTGCAAATAAACTTGTAAGCATGATTGATGAATATTTGGTTTCAGCCTTTGCTATTAAGGTTCCTAATAAATTCCAAGAAAAGATCGCTATTATAGGACTTGATGGATATGGTAGAAAAGATCAATGCATACATTCCGATGTAGAGATAATCTTTATTTTTGAAGAACCAATTCCTAATGAAGCTGAAAACATAATAGATTCAATAATTGCTCCATTGTGGGATGCTGGTTTTTCACCAAGATATTCTTCAATTTATAAAGGCACTTTATTAGATTTTAGCCAAATTGAATTTGAACAAGTTATATCATTTTTATATTCAAGATTTATATGTGGCTTTATTAATATTTTTTTAAGTTGTAAAGAGCCCTTTAAAAATTTTATCAAACTTAAATCAGATAAAATTATAAATTGGATTTTTAATAAAAATAAAGAAAGACATGAGCGTTTTGGCGATGCAACATATCTCCTCGAACCTAATATTAAAGAAAGTCAAGGATGCTTTAGAGATTATCACTCAATATTGTCCATTGCAAAAATAAAATTTAATTTAAATGAGCCACGAGACCTTGAATATTATGGCTATCTTTCCCATGAAGAATTTAATACTTTATCAAATGCGATTCTTTTTCTTTTTGTAGTAAGAAATCATCTTCATAACATCGCTGGAAGAAAATTAGACCAGCTTCATTTTGATCATCAATTAAAAATTGCCTCAATTTTAGGTTTTGAAGAAGAGTTTGGACAAAAGCCTGTAGAAAGATTTTTAGGCCTTTTACATAGTAATATGGAGTATATTAAGCATTATTACTTAATAATTTCAGACAAGGTTTTAAAACACGAAACAGAATTTTCTTCAAAAGATTTAAAAATCAATGTAGAAGGCTTAAAAATATACAAGAACGAATTGAATTTTTCATCTTTAGAATCTGTGCTTAATAATCCGTATCTTTTGTTGAGAATTTTTCTTGAAAGCGCCATCTATCAAATACCTTTAAGCCATGAAGCTAAAAGAATTGTTAAAGAATTTTCATATCTTATAAATAAGGAAAATAGGGATTCTCAAGAGTCTGTATTTATTTTTCAACAAATCCTTGAAATTATAGCTCCAAAATATAATGTCTTGAATGAAATGTTAAACACAGGAATTCTTGTTCGCATTATTCCGGAGTTTGAAACTTTAGTTAATAGAATTCAATATAATGATTATCATATTTATCCTGTTGATAAACATTCTTTAAGGACATTGAGAATAATAAAATTATTTGGAACTCAATATGACGTAAGTGGCCAAGAGCTATGTTCAAATTTATATAAAGAACTAAATAATAAAGCTGAGCTATTTTGGGCAGGCCTTTTACATGACATAGGAAAAGGAGCATCAAAAAGTGATCATTCTACATGTGGAGCAACCATTGCAGCTAATATACTTGAACGAAAGGGGTATGATCGCGAATATATAAATACTGTAACTTTTTTGATAAAAAAACATCTTTTTTTAGCGATATCTGCAACAAGGAGAGATATTAACGATGAAGAAACTGCTGTTTTTTGTGGAAGGGAAATTAAAGATATAAAATTTTTAAAAATGCTTTATTTACTTACTGTCGCTGACTCTATCGCAACAGGTCAAAAAGCATGGAATAGCTGGACGGCTTCTTTAATGAAAGGTCTTTTTTTTAAAACCCTTAATATGCTTGAGCATGGTGAGCTTTCATCTGAAAATTCTGTAATAGTAATTGAAAATAAGAAAAAAGAAGTTCTTTCACTAATTAGTGATGTTGATGAAAAGAAAAAAATTGAAAAGCTCCTTAATGT belongs to Desulfobacterales bacterium and includes:
- a CDS encoding HD domain-containing protein yields the protein MDKVTLELKQKRFEVIEALLKENNPDTANKLVSMIDEYLVSAFAIKVPNKFQEKIAIIGLDGYGRKDQCIHSDVEIIFIFEEPIPNEAENIIDSIIAPLWDAGFSPRYSSIYKGTLLDFSQIEFEQVISFLYSRFICGFINIFLSCKEPFKNFIKLKSDKIINWIFNKNKERHERFGDATYLLEPNIKESQGCFRDYHSILSIAKIKFNLNEPRDLEYYGYLSHEEFNTLSNAILFLFVVRNHLHNIAGRKLDQLHFDHQLKIASILGFEEEFGQKPVERFLGLLHSNMEYIKHYYLIISDKVLKHETEFSSKDLKINVEGLKIYKNELNFSSLESVLNNPYLLLRIFLESAIYQIPLSHEAKRIVKEFSYLINKENRDSQESVFIFQQILEIIAPKYNVLNEMLNTGILVRIIPEFETLVNRIQYNDYHIYPVDKHSLRTLRIIKLFGTQYDVSGQELCSNLYKELNNKAELFWAGLLHDIGKGASKSDHSTCGATIAANILERKGYDREYINTVTFLIKKHLFLAISATRRDINDEETAVFCGREIKDIKFLKMLYLLTVADSIATGQKAWNSWTASLMKGLFFKTLNMLEHGELSSENSVIVIENKKKEVLSLISDVDEKKKIEKLLNVVTDRYILYTDLEDIIEHINLFFWIMPNNFVFLIKTCEDINLRTVTVCAKDKAGLLSQIAGAFTLNSINILDVQVNTWKNGIALDVFTVTAPLDILYENEKWDKVKQDLSLIIKGEINIYEEIFNNILIKKVGFPITEMKPRKVVIDTKISSFYDIIEVHINDIPGLLFTITNTLHKCALDVKIAKIATNVDQVVDIFYVTNEYGEKFSSNEELDSIKASIEIELNYLENYLKSI